In a genomic window of Coprococcus eutactus:
- a CDS encoding MutS family DNA mismatch repair protein, with protein MEKYREQLDDLKKEIKELEGRSTTYSGVRFVSFIVAVAGLIIGIYDSRSVFIAIGIVLAVAFIAMVFVHGKLSEKLEYKKAEAEVLRRYVARFGDDWKKFCENGSEYLGKDDLSAKDMDLLGQNSLFQFICTAGTEEGRRSLAKSIKDPGYDIAMIGKRQEAIKELGEKDDFSLAFETLGVKAGMGKKKKYTADEFVAYCSSDDHIPGIFNMLRFVFPLITVVLFVLGIMNRINIGWTLVSFFAVLLFSWLFSGVAGQAVMPMISFGYVLDDYINMFELISREQFESELLCDIRENLSQDSGALAAIKKLRSISAAFNIRYNPIVHQLLCGLTMWDFHIGSMMDRWKKDNGQDVAGWIKAVSDMEELMSFTVLTRTRDVVYPQVGDSANVHVEAKGMRHPLIAPEVVVENDASFKGGAAIITGSNMSGKTTFLRTLGINLVLAYAGAPVCAEYMETDVMKIFTSMRVTDDVSNGISTFYAEILRIKTMVEYRKENKPMLCLIDEIFKGTNSADRIVGATQVIRKLAAANSMTLVSTHDFELCDLKAEDGTPAVNYHFEEYYEGDQLKFDYKKKDGRCTTTNAMAILHMAGLA; from the coding sequence ATGGAGAAATACAGAGAACAGTTGGATGATCTGAAAAAAGAAATAAAAGAACTTGAAGGAAGATCCACGACATATTCAGGCGTGAGATTTGTGAGCTTCATTGTAGCTGTGGCAGGACTTATCATAGGAATATACGACAGCAGGAGCGTGTTTATTGCCATAGGTATAGTGCTTGCAGTGGCGTTCATAGCCATGGTGTTTGTACATGGTAAACTCAGTGAAAAGCTTGAATATAAGAAGGCTGAGGCTGAGGTGCTGAGAAGGTATGTTGCCAGGTTCGGTGATGACTGGAAGAAGTTTTGTGAGAACGGAAGCGAATATTTGGGTAAGGATGATCTTTCTGCTAAGGATATGGATCTTCTCGGACAAAACTCACTGTTTCAGTTCATATGTACGGCCGGAACAGAGGAAGGACGACGCAGCCTTGCAAAGAGTATCAAAGATCCTGGATATGATATTGCGATGATAGGAAAACGTCAGGAGGCGATAAAGGAGCTTGGCGAAAAGGATGATTTTTCACTTGCCTTTGAGACTCTTGGTGTGAAGGCCGGAATGGGAAAAAAGAAGAAATATACAGCAGACGAGTTTGTCGCATACTGCAGCAGTGATGACCATATACCGGGGATATTCAATATGCTTAGATTTGTGTTCCCACTTATAACTGTGGTACTTTTTGTGCTCGGCATCATGAACAGGATAAATATCGGATGGACGCTTGTGTCATTCTTTGCCGTACTGCTGTTTTCGTGGCTGTTTTCAGGCGTTGCGGGACAGGCGGTAATGCCGATGATATCATTTGGATATGTCCTTGATGACTATATCAACATGTTTGAACTTATATCCAGAGAGCAGTTTGAAAGTGAGCTTCTCTGCGATATCAGAGAAAATCTTTCTCAGGATTCAGGAGCGCTGGCAGCGATAAAGAAACTCAGATCCATAAGTGCAGCGTTCAATATCAGATACAATCCTATAGTTCATCAGCTCCTCTGCGGACTTACGATGTGGGACTTCCATATCGGCAGTATGATGGACAGATGGAAGAAGGACAATGGCCAGGATGTCGCAGGATGGATAAAGGCTGTTTCTGACATGGAGGAACTTATGTCATTTACAGTCCTCACCAGAACAAGGGATGTGGTGTATCCACAGGTTGGAGACAGTGCAAATGTGCATGTTGAGGCGAAGGGGATGAGACACCCACTCATAGCGCCTGAGGTGGTTGTTGAAAATGATGCAAGCTTTAAGGGTGGCGCGGCGATAATAACGGGAAGCAATATGTCTGGAAAGACTACATTCCTCAGAACACTGGGAATCAACCTTGTGCTCGCATATGCAGGGGCGCCGGTGTGCGCTGAATACATGGAGACTGATGTCATGAAGATATTTACTTCGATGAGAGTGACGGATGATGTAAGCAATGGTATCTCTACATTTTATGCGGAGATTCTTAGAATAAAGACTATGGTGGAGTACCGCAAAGAGAATAAGCCGATGCTGTGCCTGATAGATGAGATATTCAAGGGTACTAACTCGGCGGACAGGATAGTTGGAGCAACACAGGTCATCAGGAAGCTTGCTGCGGCAAATTCAATGACACTGGTGTCCACCCATGATTTTGAACTGTGCGATCTCAAGGCGGAGGATGGAACACCTGCGGTGAACTATCACTTTGAGGAGTATTACGAGGGTGACCAGTTAAAGTTCGACTACAAGAAGAAGGATGGAAGGTGTACCACGACAAATGCCATGGCGATACTTCATATGGCTGGACTTGCCTGA
- a CDS encoding TPM domain-containing protein, translating into MNKTLKKFLITMFIIMGIGIVFIIMYFVKSSANLKHDARNNEACKTNERLFDYADKLTDSQESTIRADIEAIQEKVGMDFVIFIVDSSTDLSDIGMYIGDSWQLASDLCDYYRFGWEAWPQGSYLDGYDTSTSVVIVANWDTGDLGYSTGGKARDRISNSKAQKIVDYGCKILRDDPVGGFERMISKTQKAMAGSGHGINFLSPFICFVVSLVLSIIFFCINYSKKAGKDTTTASTYSDGNAQIIDRRDIFIRKEVHSVKIQSSSDSSGGSGGGGGGHGGASGHF; encoded by the coding sequence ATGAATAAAACATTAAAGAAATTCCTGATAACTATGTTTATAATAATGGGCATCGGTATCGTGTTTATTATTATGTATTTTGTGAAGTCCAGTGCAAATCTGAAGCATGATGCTAGAAACAACGAGGCTTGCAAGACAAATGAACGTCTGTTTGATTATGCAGACAAACTCACGGATTCACAGGAATCCACCATCAGGGCGGATATAGAAGCCATACAGGAAAAAGTAGGTATGGATTTCGTTATATTTATAGTAGACAGCAGCACAGATCTGTCAGATATTGGTATGTACATAGGTGACAGCTGGCAGCTGGCAAGTGATCTGTGTGACTATTACAGATTTGGCTGGGAGGCATGGCCTCAGGGATCTTATCTTGATGGATATGATACGAGCACAAGTGTCGTGATAGTTGCAAATTGGGATACTGGAGATCTTGGATATTCCACAGGCGGAAAGGCAAGGGACAGAATCAGCAACTCAAAGGCACAGAAGATAGTTGATTATGGATGCAAGATTCTTCGCGATGATCCTGTGGGAGGATTTGAGAGAATGATAAGCAAGACACAGAAGGCTATGGCTGGAAGTGGTCATGGAATCAACTTCCTGTCACCATTTATATGCTTTGTTGTTTCTCTTGTGCTTTCTATAATCTTCTTCTGCATCAACTATTCAAAGAAGGCTGGAAAGGACACGACGACAGCGTCCACATACAGTGACGGAAATGCACAGATCATTGACAGAAGAGATATATTTATAAGAAAGGAAGTTCACAGTGTCAAGATTCAGTCGTCATCTGACAGCTCTGGCGGTTCTGGAGGCGGAGGCGGTGGACACGGCGGTGCCAGTGGACATTTCTAA
- a CDS encoding helix-turn-helix domain-containing protein, with product MDIFEAGKRIKKIRKSLKLTQEQLAEKAGISAHFVYEIEHGQKTMSLYTLTDIALALGTSTDYILFGRTPDISSGARDVMINDDLSHIIETVPLSKRDAIKNIVKSVLPYIK from the coding sequence ATGGATATATTTGAAGCAGGCAAGCGCATAAAGAAAATAAGGAAATCACTCAAACTTACTCAGGAGCAACTTGCAGAGAAGGCTGGCATATCTGCCCACTTTGTCTACGAGATAGAACACGGTCAGAAAACCATGAGTCTGTACACTCTGACTGATATCGCTCTAGCTCTCGGCACCTCCACCGACTATATTCTGTTTGGCAGAACTCCGGATATCTCTTCCGGCGCCCGTGATGTCATGATAAATGACGACCTCAGCCACATCATTGAGACTGTTCCTCTGTCAAAGAGAGACGCTATCAAGAATATTGTGAAGAGTGTGCTGCCGTATATTAAGTAG
- the leuS gene encoding leucine--tRNA ligase: protein MAETYNHKVVEGKWQKVWDDNKAFAATDDYSKPKYYALVEFPYPSGQGLHVGHPRPYTALDIVARKRRMQGYNVLYPMGWDAFGLPTENYAIKNKIHPKEVTKTNVARFKKQLHSLGYSFDWDREINTTDPEYYKWTQWIFLKLFKAGLAYKKEMPINWCTSCKVGLANEEVVNGVCERCGSEVVRKVKSEWMLKITDYADKLIEGLDGVDYIERVKVSQKNWIGRSTGAEVDFSVKGKEDKLRIYTTRCDTLFGVTYMVVSPEHPILDKYKDEIGNWSDIEAYREQAAKKSDFERSELAKDKTGVCIDGLTAINPVNGKEIPIYVSDYVLMSYGTGAIMAVPAHDDRDWEFAKKFGLPLIQVVAKDGEEVDINEAAFTDVATGVLINSDFLNGLEVKDAKEKMIKFLEEKGIGQAKTNYKLRDWVFSRQRYWGEPIPIVHCDKCGYVPIDESQLPLLLPEVDSYMPTDNGESPLAAMTDWVNTTCPCCGGPAKRETDTMPQWAGSSWYFLRYTDPHNTEALASKEALKYWLPVDWYNGGMEHTTLHLLYSRFWHKFLYDQGVVPTPEPYQKRTSHGMILGENGEKMSKSRGNVVNPDDIVDVYGADTLRTYEMFIGAFDLAASWSEDGVKGCRRFLDRVWKLQDSVTDEKGYSKDMETKMHQVIKKVSNDFENLKYNTAIAAMMALLNDFYKKGSVTADEFKTLLILLNPVAPHITEELWSVKNYGGYVYQQTWPEFDETKTVESTVEIAVQINGKTKATLAIGKEDPKDEVIAKAKEVIADKLTGNVIKEIYVPGRIVNIVMK, encoded by the coding sequence ATGGCTGAGACATACAACCACAAAGTCGTTGAAGGAAAGTGGCAGAAGGTCTGGGATGACAACAAGGCATTTGCTGCTACAGATGATTATTCAAAACCAAAGTACTATGCGTTAGTTGAATTCCCATACCCATCAGGACAGGGACTTCACGTAGGTCACCCAAGACCATACACAGCGCTGGATATAGTGGCAAGAAAGAGAAGAATGCAGGGCTACAACGTTCTGTATCCAATGGGCTGGGATGCATTTGGTCTCCCTACAGAGAACTATGCGATCAAGAACAAGATCCATCCAAAGGAAGTAACCAAGACCAATGTTGCAAGATTCAAGAAACAGCTCCACTCACTTGGATACTCATTCGACTGGGACAGAGAGATCAACACAACAGACCCTGAATACTACAAGTGGACACAGTGGATATTCCTTAAGCTTTTCAAGGCTGGTCTCGCATACAAGAAGGAGATGCCTATCAACTGGTGTACATCATGTAAGGTTGGTCTTGCAAATGAGGAAGTTGTCAACGGCGTATGTGAGCGTTGCGGCAGCGAGGTTGTCCGCAAGGTTAAGTCTGAGTGGATGCTCAAGATCACAGATTACGCAGACAAGCTCATCGAGGGACTTGACGGCGTGGATTACATCGAGCGTGTAAAGGTTTCACAGAAGAACTGGATCGGACGATCAACAGGAGCTGAGGTAGATTTCTCAGTAAAGGGCAAAGAGGACAAGCTCCGCATATATACAACAAGATGCGACACACTGTTCGGAGTAACATACATGGTAGTTTCACCAGAGCATCCAATCCTTGACAAGTACAAGGATGAGATCGGCAACTGGTCAGACATCGAGGCATATCGTGAGCAGGCAGCAAAGAAGAGCGACTTCGAGCGTTCAGAGCTTGCAAAGGATAAGACTGGTGTATGCATAGATGGGCTCACAGCCATCAACCCTGTAAATGGCAAGGAGATCCCAATCTATGTTTCAGACTATGTACTTATGAGCTACGGAACAGGTGCTATCATGGCGGTTCCAGCACATGATGACAGAGACTGGGAATTTGCAAAGAAGTTCGGACTTCCACTCATCCAGGTTGTTGCAAAGGATGGCGAGGAAGTGGATATAAATGAGGCTGCATTTACAGACGTGGCAACAGGAGTGCTTATCAACTCAGATTTCCTCAATGGACTTGAGGTAAAGGATGCAAAGGAGAAGATGATCAAGTTCCTTGAGGAGAAGGGTATCGGTCAGGCAAAGACCAACTACAAGCTCCGTGACTGGGTATTCTCACGTCAGAGATACTGGGGCGAGCCAATTCCTATCGTTCACTGCGATAAGTGTGGTTATGTACCTATCGACGAGAGCCAGCTTCCGCTGCTTCTTCCAGAGGTAGACAGCTACATGCCGACAGACAATGGCGAGTCACCACTTGCAGCTATGACAGACTGGGTAAACACCACATGTCCATGCTGTGGTGGCCCTGCAAAGAGAGAGACGGATACCATGCCACAGTGGGCTGGATCATCATGGTATTTCCTCAGATATACAGATCCTCACAACACAGAGGCTCTTGCAAGCAAGGAGGCACTCAAGTACTGGCTTCCTGTTGACTGGTACAATGGAGGAATGGAGCATACAACACTTCACCTTCTGTATTCAAGATTCTGGCACAAGTTCCTGTACGATCAGGGCGTAGTTCCTACACCAGAGCCATACCAGAAGAGAACATCACATGGTATGATCCTCGGTGAGAACGGCGAGAAGATGAGTAAGTCAAGAGGCAACGTTGTAAATCCTGACGACATCGTAGATGTATACGGTGCAGATACACTTCGTACCTACGAGATGTTCATCGGAGCATTTGACCTTGCAGCTTCATGGTCAGAGGACGGTGTCAAGGGCTGTAGAAGATTCCTCGACAGAGTATGGAAGCTTCAGGACAGCGTTACAGATGAGAAGGGCTACTCCAAGGATATGGAGACCAAGATGCATCAGGTCATCAAGAAGGTTTCAAATGACTTCGAGAACCTGAAGTACAACACAGCTATCGCAGCCATGATGGCACTTCTCAACGACTTCTACAAGAAGGGAAGCGTAACAGCAGATGAGTTCAAGACACTGCTCATTCTGTTAAACCCTGTTGCACCTCATATCACAGAGGAGCTGTGGTCAGTAAAGAACTACGGCGGATATGTATATCAGCAGACATGGCCAGAGTTCGATGAGACAAAGACAGTTGAGTCAACAGTTGAGATTGCAGTACAGATCAACGGTAAGACAAAGGCAACACTTGCAATCGGCAAGGAAGATCCTAAGGATGAGGTTATCGCAAAGGCTAAGGAAGTAATTGCCGACAAGCTTACAGGTAACGTTATCAAAGAGATTTATGTTCCTGGACGTATTGTGAATATAGTTATGAAATAA
- a CDS encoding NUDIX hydrolase → MEYWDIYDVNKQPTGRTMKRNDWNMKPGDYHLTVLGVLQNREGKYLITKRVMTKAWAAGWWEVSGGGVQAGESSIEAVRREVIEETGIDISDFDGGLQFTYRRDNPDEKDNYFVDVYKFTGDFEEKDVRPQEAETDGFKLATLDEIKEYAEQGIFLHYDSIKKVFG, encoded by the coding sequence ATGGAATACTGGGATATTTACGATGTGAACAAGCAGCCGACAGGGCGCACTATGAAGAGAAATGACTGGAATATGAAGCCGGGGGATTATCACCTCACAGTGCTCGGTGTGCTTCAGAACAGAGAGGGAAAATATCTGATAACCAAGCGTGTCATGACAAAGGCGTGGGCAGCAGGCTGGTGGGAGGTATCCGGCGGCGGAGTGCAGGCGGGAGAATCATCCATAGAGGCTGTCAGACGAGAGGTGATTGAGGAGACTGGTATAGACATAAGCGATTTCGATGGAGGTCTGCAGTTTACATATAGAAGAGATAACCCGGATGAGAAGGACAACTACTTTGTGGATGTGTACAAATTCACAGGTGACTTTGAAGAAAAGGATGTCAGACCTCAGGAGGCGGAGACCGATGGTTTCAAGCTGGCAACTCTGGATGAGATAAAGGAATATGCAGAACAGGGGATATTCCTTCACTATGACAGCATCAAGAAAGTATTTGGATAA
- a CDS encoding leucine-rich repeat domain-containing protein, translating into MKKGLSFLAVAAFAAAITLTGSIPAFARDSYDAPSGYHIGTSESSSSDEQDSSLSEIEKDFSADLADIASTQTYISLYALDSSYADMLTIPESYNQNYQLGKYGLTGALTYEVISGESVKVSDSGLVEPNCEIWYWLNGFGSSSPMEGATKTYEYITGKSVVRISNGKKSTDITFNVVNYAYHYADEIQKTFIANSISDSMTEYQKLEAITNYVADTYNYSPDYSSGISMIISGGGDCWASCDLIMSLCDLVGIKNHVRIANRDPGAGSGHRNVVALCDGKLYIADAGYVGDAPRGRDLYETTAFSNDNGVLYQYDGFDDDIVIPDGITAIGEESNNVFYYSANYDSITAISIPSSVSYISNVAFAGTKKLKNLYVDSANKFYKSIDGVLYTKDGKTIYTVPNGKSKVSIPRGVATIGDYCFYYSSSISSVSIPDTVTSIGVGAFGDCLSLSSIKIPKSVKTIGDFAFYNDSCRVIILSKDVVFGKNVAPYCTLVGYSGSSTEKYAKENNIGFIALESDGRYIGTVNGKTCIRDAYGKIVNFTGLRNVKGVLTYFKNGIKCNDKTLVKYKNKYYFVKNGTICRARSLVKYKNRYYYVKNGTIFKKTLITELNKKKYYIKNGIWCSKTTALVKYNKKIYYIRKGAVYTKFTGLKKYKGHVYSIRKGIVVKKVR; encoded by the coding sequence ATGAAAAAAGGATTATCTTTTCTTGCCGTTGCTGCATTTGCAGCTGCCATTACACTGACCGGATCTATCCCTGCATTTGCACGGGACTCATACGATGCACCTTCTGGTTATCACATCGGCACTTCTGAATCATCCAGTTCCGATGAACAAGACTCTTCTCTGAGTGAGATTGAAAAGGATTTTTCTGCAGATCTTGCAGATATCGCATCTACTCAGACTTATATAAGTTTATATGCTCTTGACTCGTCATACGCAGATATGCTGACTATCCCTGAGTCCTATAACCAGAACTACCAGTTAGGCAAATATGGTCTCACCGGTGCTTTGACATACGAAGTCATAAGTGGTGAATCTGTAAAGGTATCTGACTCTGGTCTGGTTGAGCCCAATTGCGAAATATGGTACTGGCTGAATGGTTTTGGTTCATCATCTCCTATGGAAGGAGCTACCAAAACATATGAATATATAACGGGCAAATCTGTTGTAAGAATCTCAAATGGTAAGAAGTCAACAGATATAACCTTCAATGTTGTGAATTATGCTTACCACTATGCAGATGAAATCCAGAAAACTTTCATTGCAAATAGCATCTCAGATTCCATGACAGAATACCAAAAACTTGAAGCTATAACCAATTATGTAGCAGATACATACAACTACAGCCCAGATTATTCCTCAGGAATATCCATGATAATATCTGGCGGCGGTGACTGCTGGGCAAGCTGTGACCTTATCATGAGTCTCTGCGATCTGGTTGGGATCAAAAATCATGTACGCATAGCTAACAGAGATCCAGGTGCCGGAAGCGGACACCGGAATGTAGTTGCCCTGTGTGATGGTAAACTATACATAGCGGATGCAGGATATGTTGGCGATGCTCCAAGGGGGCGTGACCTGTATGAGACGACTGCATTTTCTAACGACAACGGCGTACTCTACCAGTATGATGGCTTTGACGATGATATAGTCATTCCAGATGGTATCACCGCAATTGGTGAGGAAAGCAATAACGTATTTTATTACTCAGCAAACTATGATTCCATCACTGCAATATCCATCCCTTCAAGCGTATCGTATATATCAAATGTTGCATTTGCCGGAACAAAAAAGCTCAAGAATCTATATGTGGACAGTGCCAATAAATTCTATAAAAGTATAGATGGCGTTTTATATACCAAAGATGGCAAGACCATATACACGGTTCCGAATGGCAAGAGCAAAGTCAGCATACCTCGTGGGGTTGCCACCATTGGAGATTACTGCTTCTATTACAGTTCATCAATTTCATCAGTATCTATTCCGGATACAGTGACCTCTATTGGTGTAGGCGCATTTGGCGATTGTCTTTCACTTTCGTCAATAAAAATTCCAAAGTCAGTCAAAACCATAGGTGACTTCGCCTTCTATAATGACTCCTGCAGAGTCATTATTCTTTCAAAGGACGTGGTGTTTGGCAAAAATGTGGCACCTTATTGCACTCTTGTTGGCTATTCAGGAAGCAGTACAGAAAAATACGCAAAAGAAAACAATATTGGTTTTATTGCCCTTGAATCAGACGGACGCTACATAGGCACAGTCAACGGGAAAACATGCATCAGGGATGCATACGGTAAGATCGTGAACTTCACCGGACTCAGAAATGTAAAAGGTGTTTTAACTTATTTCAAAAACGGCATTAAATGCAATGACAAAACCCTTGTAAAATACAAAAACAAATACTACTTTGTAAAGAATGGCACTATATGCAGAGCCAGATCTCTTGTAAAATACAAAAACAGATATTACTATGTAAAAAATGGTACCATATTCAAGAAAACCCTTATAACCGAACTAAACAAAAAGAAATATTATATCAAGAATGGTATCTGGTGTAGCAAGACCACTGCTCTCGTCAAATATAACAAAAAAATATATTATATAAGAAAGGGTGCAGTCTATACCAAATTTACAGGACTGAAGAAATACAAAGGACATGTATATTCTATTCGAAAGGGCATCGTTGTAAAGAAGGTCAGATGA
- a CDS encoding class I SAM-dependent DNA methyltransferase produces MNTYEIFASVYDELMDNIPYDDWCTYIIEVLKKYGVNNGLVCELGCGTGEVTERLADAGYDMIGIDNSYEMLEVANEKKLDTGHESILYLMQDMREFELFGTVNAIVCVCDSINYLTELSDITHVFRLANNYLESRGIFVCDFKTRHYFRDVVADSTIAEDRDDVSFIWDNYYDAETDINELALSLFLPEEPDDECPLYRKYQEFHYQRGLTLEDMRKCVADSGMELVAMYDAFTFEPATDSSERVYVVARETHQDNKHYE; encoded by the coding sequence ATGAACACTTATGAAATATTCGCCAGCGTCTATGATGAATTGATGGACAACATTCCATACGATGACTGGTGCACATATATAATAGAAGTTTTAAAAAAATACGGAGTAAACAACGGTCTGGTCTGTGAACTTGGCTGCGGCACCGGTGAAGTCACGGAAAGGCTGGCGGACGCAGGATATGACATGATCGGCATTGACAATTCATACGAGATGCTTGAAGTGGCAAATGAAAAAAAGCTCGATACCGGTCACGAATCCATTTTATATCTCATGCAGGACATGAGGGAGTTTGAGCTGTTTGGCACGGTGAATGCGATAGTATGTGTGTGCGACAGTATCAACTATCTCACCGAGCTTTCTGATATCACACATGTTTTCAGGCTGGCGAACAACTATCTTGAGTCAAGGGGTATATTTGTCTGCGACTTCAAGACACGACATTACTTTAGGGACGTAGTAGCTGACAGCACCATAGCCGAGGACAGGGATGATGTGAGTTTCATATGGGATAACTACTATGATGCAGAAACCGACATCAATGAGCTTGCACTCAGTCTGTTTCTCCCTGAAGAACCTGATGACGAGTGTCCACTATACCGGAAATATCAGGAATTCCATTACCAGCGCGGTCTCACTCTTGAGGACATGAGAAAATGCGTAGCCGATTCGGGTATGGAACTTGTCGCCATGTATGATGCATTTACATTTGAGCCCGCCACAGATTCAAGCGAGCGTGTATATGTGGTTGCAAGGGAGACGCATCAGGATAACAAACACTATGAATAG
- the hslO gene encoding Hsp33 family molecular chaperone HslO, with protein sequence MSDHIIRGMAANNQVRFFAGTTRDIVETARSIHNTSPVATAALGRLLTAGALMGAQCKNESDVLTLQIQCNGPIGGLTVTADAHSRVKGYVNNPNVILHANDKGKLDVAKALDLGVLSVIKDIGLKEPYVGQTQLVSGEIAEDLTYYFATSEQIPTSVALGVLMEKDNTVKQAGGFIIQLMPFASDELIDVLEKRLNEFSSITSLLDEGKTPLDIIKDVFEGYDVVVTDELPTEWHCNCSKERYYNAVLSLGKKEIASLLEEGEPIEVNCQFCNSHYKFSPDELKEMLLKAAAR encoded by the coding sequence ATGAGTGATCATATAATAAGAGGTATGGCAGCGAACAATCAGGTAAGATTCTTCGCCGGTACAACAAGAGATATCGTGGAGACCGCAAGGTCTATCCACAACACAAGCCCTGTGGCAACGGCTGCACTGGGAAGACTGCTCACAGCAGGAGCACTTATGGGCGCACAGTGCAAGAATGAATCCGATGTACTTACACTTCAGATCCAGTGCAATGGTCCGATAGGCGGACTGACCGTAACTGCAGATGCACACTCCAGAGTCAAAGGCTATGTCAACAATCCCAATGTGATACTTCACGCAAATGACAAGGGCAAGCTGGATGTTGCAAAAGCCCTCGATCTGGGTGTTTTGTCAGTCATCAAGGATATAGGCCTCAAGGAGCCTTATGTCGGTCAGACGCAGCTCGTATCCGGTGAGATCGCCGAGGATCTGACATATTACTTTGCAACATCAGAGCAGATCCCTACTTCTGTCGCCCTTGGCGTACTTATGGAGAAAGATAACACAGTAAAACAGGCTGGCGGATTCATCATCCAGCTCATGCCATTTGCATCGGATGAACTCATCGACGTTCTCGAAAAGAGACTGAACGAGTTCTCATCCATCACAAGTTTACTTGATGAAGGCAAGACTCCTCTCGACATCATCAAGGATGTATTTGAGGGATATGATGTGGTCGTGACGGATGAACTCCCTACAGAGTGGCACTGCAACTGCAGCAAGGAGAGATACTACAATGCGGTACTCAGCCTCGGGAAGAAAGAGATCGCAAGTCTCCTTGAGGAGGGCGAACCTATAGAGGTCAACTGCCAGTTCTGCAACTCACATTACAAGTTCTCACCAGACGAACTTAAGGAGATGCTTCTTAAGGCGGCTGCCAGATAA
- a CDS encoding ABC transporter ATP-binding protein: protein MIEVNNVTLKTKEYTILDNVSIKVDKGEIVGLVGGNGSGKTMLMKCICGFYNDYSGTIEVGGKEIGKDIDFPENVGIIIENPGFIPYYSGFKNLKILADLRGKITEEDICSYMELVGLDPKLRRSVRKYSLGMRQRLGLAQALMEQPQLLILDEPFNGLDKEMVKDIRQILIKEKEKETTILLSSHNSDDIDLLCDRCYHLDAGKLA, encoded by the coding sequence ATGATAGAAGTAAATAACGTAACGTTAAAGACGAAGGAATATACAATATTGGATAATGTATCCATAAAGGTTGATAAGGGCGAGATAGTAGGACTTGTAGGAGGAAACGGTTCAGGAAAGACTATGCTTATGAAGTGTATCTGCGGATTTTACAATGACTACAGCGGAACGATAGAAGTGGGGGGGAAGGAGATAGGAAAAGATATTGATTTCCCTGAGAATGTAGGAATAATTATAGAGAATCCCGGATTTATCCCCTACTACAGTGGTTTTAAGAATTTAAAAATATTGGCTGACCTGCGCGGGAAAATAACGGAAGAGGATATATGTTCATATATGGAACTGGTCGGTCTTGATCCGAAACTCAGACGCTCAGTCAGAAAGTATTCCCTTGGAATGCGTCAGAGACTGGGACTTGCCCAGGCGCTCATGGAGCAGCCGCAATTACTCATTTTGGATGAACCATTTAATGGCCTTGATAAGGAAATGGTAAAAGATATAAGGCAGATCCTTATCAAAGAGAAAGAAAAGGAAACGACTATTTTACTGTCATCCCATAACTCGGATGATATCGATCTTCTGTGTGATAGATGTTATCATCTTGATGCCGGAAAACTGGCTTAG
- a CDS encoding cyclic lactone autoinducer peptide translates to MNDRKKMIYTGLAKVVEWVAREKAGHNCWGLLYEPKRPEVLINTEAGKR, encoded by the coding sequence GTGAATGACAGGAAAAAGATGATTTATACAGGTCTTGCAAAAGTTGTTGAGTGGGTTGCAAGAGAGAAAGCCGGTCATAATTGTTGGGGGCTCCTGTATGAACCCAAGCGGCCAGAAGTATTGATAAACACAGAAGCAGGAAAACGGTAA